ATTCGGCAAGGGCTGGCTGGAGGGGACGCAGTCCCAGCTCGAGTTCCTGCCCGAACGCCACACCGACTTTATTGTCGCGGTGCTTGGCGAGGAATTTGGTCTGGTGGGCATGCTGCTGGTGCTGTGCCTGTACCTGCTTATCGTCGCTCGGGGCCTATGGCTCTCCAATGGCGCCCAGGACAGTTTCGGTCGCCTGCTGGCGGGCAGTATCATTTTGACCTTCTTCATCTATGTATTCGTCAATGTGGGCATGGTCAGCGGTATCCTGCCGGTGGTGGGCGTGCCGCTACCGCTGGTCAGTTTCGGCGGGACCTCCAGCGTGACCTTGATGGCCGGTTTCGGTATTCTCATGTCCATTCATTCCCATCGGCGGTTATTGCCCCGTTAGGGGGCATTGACCACGGAGAGCCCTGATCGATGATCGCAGGACGTACGACAAGGAAGCTGTTGCCCCTCATCGCCGGGCTTGGGCTGGGCCTGGGTCTGTGCACCCAGGCGGCGAGTGCCGCCGACAGTCAATACGATGAGCATTTCGACCCGTCCACGCACCCTGAGGTGGCGGCACTGGTCGACGAGCTGGCCGGACAGGGCATCGAGCGGGACTGGCTGACTGATGCGCTGAGCGACGCCGACTATCGGCAGGCAGTGCTGGATGCCATGGCAGGTGCCGCCGAGCGTCATCTGCGCTGGGATCAGTACCGTGCCATTTTCCTCAAGCCCGCACGCATCGAGCGCGGTGCGGCCTTCATCGCCGAGCATCGTGAGGCGTTTGCGCGAGCCGAAGCCCAGTATGGCGTGCCGGCGCCGGTGATTGCCGCCATCATCGGCGTCGAGACCGACTACGGGCGAGTGACGGGCAGTCATCGTGTGCTGGATTCGCTGACCACCCTGGCATTTCATCACCCCAAGCGTGGCGACTTCTTCCGCGGCGAGCTGGCGGCCTTCCTGGAAATCACTCACCAGGCCGGCGTGGCCCCGGGAAGCCTCAAGGGCTCCTATGCCGGCGCCATGGGCTATCCCCAGTTTATCCCCACCAGCTACCGGGCCTATGCCGTCGACTTCGACGCTGATGGCGTGCGCGATCTGTGGCGCAATCCGGTCGATGCCATTGGCAGCGTGGCCAACTACTTCGCCGAACATGGCTGGCGCCCCGGAGGCGAGCTTTATGTCGAGGCCAGCGGCCCCCCGACGCCACCGGCGACGATAGATTTCAACCAGACACGGCCGCCCTATGCCCGGCTCTCCATGCTGGCCGAGGCGGGTGTCGTAGCCGACTCGCAAGACCGCCTGGCAGCCAACGCCGAGGTGATTCCGCTGGCGCTGGATCTGGCCGATGGCGCCTACCGCTACCGGCTTGGCCTGTATAATTTCTATGTAATCACTCGCTACAACCATAGCCACCTCTACGCCATGGCGGTGACTGAGCTGGCCGAGGCGATTGCTCGGGAGGAGTCGGCATGAAGCCATTGTGGATACTGCTTCCGGCTATTGCTCTGCTGGCGGGCTGCGCCGCTGGCGGTGGCAGTGTGCAGCCGGTGAGCTCATCAGCGCCGCCGGCGGACGCGGGTACCGCCGGTGGCCGCTATGCCATGTCCAGCGATGCCTACCCCGAGACGCCGCCCGACGTGGCCAATGTGCCCGATGCGGTGCCGCGTCCTGAGCCACGCGCCAGCGGGGGCAATCGTTCGACCTACGAAGTCTGGGGCAAGACGTATCACGTGCTCGACGATCCGCGGGGCTATCGACAGGAGGGCACGGCGTCCTGGTATGGTAAGAAGTTTCACGGCTATGCCACCGCCAGCGGCGATATCTACGACATGTACGAGATGTCGGCGGCCCATCGTTCCCTGCCGCTGCCGAGCTATGTTCGCGTCACTAACCTGGATAACGGTCGCCAGGTGATCGTGCGGGTCAACGATCGCGGCCCCTTTCACGGTAGCCGCGAGATCGACTTGTCCTATGCGGCGGCGGCCCGGCTCAATATTCTGGATCGAGGCACCGGCCGGGTCAGGGTCGAGGCAATCGACCCGGTGGCCTGGCAGGCTCGCCACTCCGGCAAGACGCCGGCCGGCAACGATACGGCAGGCACGAGCACCACAGCCCGTCGCAATGCGCCGGAGCAACAGGCGACGTCTGATCGCGACGTCGCTGAAAACGCCGACACCGACGGTTCGCTTTTCCTCCAAGTCGCGGCCTTGGGGTCTCAGGGCAATGCCCAGGCCCTCAAGACCCGCTTGGAGGACGAGCTCAACCAGCCGGTTCGCGTGACCAGCGATGCTCGCCTGCACCGCGTGCAGGTGGGCCCGCTGGCCGCTACCGGGGACCTTGAATCGGTGCGCGAGGCCCTGCGTCGTGCAGGCTTCGATCAGGCCCTGGTGATTCATGACGGCACCTGAGACGCGTGCCGCTGTCCCATTTAATTCCCTTCGCTCAACGCCACGAGAAATGTTGTCATGAAAGTCTCACTGTTCCGCGCCGGCCTCGGCCAACGCCTGATGTCCGCGCTCCTGCTGTGCCTGATGTGTTTTGCCCTGCCGCTCCAGGCGCAGGAGGTCGACAGTCCCCGACCACAGACCATGATTCCGTCGCCGCCGAGTCTCGCGGCTTCGTCCTGGATCCTGATGGATGCCGATACCGGCGAGGTACTGGTCAGCCATAATGCCGACGAGCGACTGCCGCCGGCCAGCCTGACCAAGCTGATGACCGCCTACCTGGTCGAGCATGAGCTGTCCCGCGGCAACATCGCTCGCGATGATCAGGTGTTGGTCAGCGAGAAGGCCTGGCGCACCGGCGGCTCCCGGATGTTCATTCAGGAGGGCTCTCAGGTCAGCGTCGATCAGCTGCTCAAGGGGGTCATCATCCAGTCCGGTAATGACGCAAGCGTCGCGCTTGCCGAGCACATTGCCGGCGGCGAGTCTGCTTTCGCGGATCTGATGAACCAGCAGGCGGACCGCATGGGGATGGTCAACACCCATTTCGCCAACGCCACCGGCCTGCCGCATGAGGATCACTATTCCTCGGCGCATGACCTGTCCCTGCTGGCGCGCCACATCATTAATGACTACCCGGAGCAGTACAAGGTATACGCCGAGAAGGAGTACACCTATAACGATATCCGCCAGCCCAACCGCAACCGCCTGCTGTGGCGTGATTCCAGCGTCGATGGCCTTAAGACTGGTCATACCGAAGCCGCAGGCTACTGCCTGGTGGCCTCTGCCAAGCGCGACGATATGCGCCTGATCTCGGTGGTGATGGGCACCAATTCTGACGAAGCGCGCGCCCAGGAATCCCAGAAACTGTTGAGCTATGGCTTCCGTTTCTACGAGACCATGGAGCTCTATCCGCAGGGCGCTGTACTCGCCACGCCGCGCATCTGGGGCGGCGAAAAGAACAACCTGCGCCTGGGGGTCGATCGCGAAGTTCGCATGACGGTTCCCCGCGGCCGGGGCGAAGAGCTGGCTGCGCGCCTCAACCTGCCGGCATCGATCGATGCCCCGGTGGAAGCAGGGGAGCGCCTTGGCACCCTGGAAATCAAGCTGGGTGATGAGGTGATCGGTGAGCGTCCGCTGGTGGCGCTGGAAAGCATTGATCAGGGCGGCATCTTCAAGCGTCTGCTGGACAGCGTTCGACGCTTCATCAGCGGCCTGTTCGACTGAGCGCGATTAGTAGTGATCAAGACAGCGGGCGGCCATCAGGGCCGCCCGCTCTTGGTTGAGGGGGATAGGTTGAGTAGAATACTGGGATAAACCATTCGTTGAGTACGCTCATGACCGACAAGTCCCTGCGGGACATGCGCCTCGCCGGCGCTCCCGCGTCAGCTCACGCCACCGAACTCGAATACCCCTGCGACTATTCGCTGAAGATCGTCGGTGACGCCGTCGAAGGGTTGAGCGAGTTGGTGATCAAGATTGTCGAAGACCACGACTCGGCCTTCGATCGACAGACCGTGCGTCTGGTGGATAGCCGCAACGGCAAGTTCCAGTCGGTGCGCCTGACCATCACCGCGACCGGTCCCGAGCAAATCGCCGCCCTGCACGCCGACCTCAAGGCCTCTGGCCGCGTGCACATGGTGATCTGATGCCCGAACTCGAGGTCTATCGGCTCGGTCGGCAGCCTTATCTGCCGGTCTGGCAGGCCATGCGTGAGCTCACCGATCGCCGCGGCCCCGACCAGCCCGACCAACTGTGGCTGGTCCAGCATGACCCGGTGTTCACTCAGGGGCAGGCAGGGCGCCCCGAGCACCTGTTGATGCCCGGCGACATTCCGGTGGTCGAGACCGACCGTGGCGGGCAGGTGACCTACCATGGTCCCGGCCAACTGGTGATCTATCCGCTGCTCGACGTCAAGCGTGCCAAGCTTGGCGTGCGCAGCCTGGTCACCGCGCTGGAAGAGGCCGTGGTCGATGCCCTCGCGGAGCATGGTATCGCGGCAAGGGCGCGGCCTGACGCCCCGGGGGTCTATGTGGGTGATGCCAAGATCGCCTCTCTGGGGCTTCGCATCCGTCGTGGTTGCAGTTTCCATGGTGTGGCTGTGAACCTGGCTATGGATCTGTCGCCGTTTGGGCGCATCAATCCCTGTGGCTATGCTGGTATGGCCATGACCCAACTCGCCGACCTGGTCGATGGCGTCCCTGATGTAGACGCCGAGACCCATCGCCTGGTCCGTTGTCTGGCCGCGCGGCTTGGCAACATGCAACTCACCGACAAGCCCGGCATGCCGCCTTCTCTGGTTTCCGACCAGAGCGCGAGTGCCTAACGTTTACGAGCGCAGGATATCCTGATCATGACCGAAAGCACCGCTACCCCCGTGACCCCGTCCACCGCCGATGCTGCTGCCGCCAAGAAGAAGGCCAGGGTCGAGCGCGGCGTCAAGCTGCGCGGCGCCGAGAAGGTCGCCCGCATTCCGGTCAAGGTGATTCCCACCGACAACGTGCCGCGCAAGCCAGACTGGCTGAAGGTTCGCATGCCGATCTCGCAGGAGGTGACGCGCATCAAGCAGACCCTGCGCAAGCATGGCCTGCACACCGTCTGTGAAGAGGCGTCCTGCCCCAATCTGGGCGAGTGCTTCAACGGCGGCACCGCGACCTTCATGATCCTCGGTGACATTTGCACCCGCCGCTGCCCGTTCTGTGACGTCGCCCATGGCCGTCCCAACGCGGTCAACGAGAAAGAGCCGCGGGAGCTCGCCGAGGCCATCGCCGAAATGCGCCTGAACTACGTGGTGGTCACCTCGGTGGATCGCGATGACCTGCGCGACGGTGGGTCGCAGCACTTTGCCGACTGCATCCGCGAGATTCGCAACGACAGCCCGGAGATCGAGATCGAGGTGCTGGTGCCGGACTTCCGTGGCCGCATGGAAGTGGCGCTGGACACCCTCGAGCAGACGCCGCCGGATGTCTTCAACCACAACCTGGAGACCGTGCCGTCGCTGTACCGCAAGGTGCGTCCGGGGGCCGACTATCAGTGGTCGCTGGATCTGCTCAAGGGCTACAAGGCGCGTCGCCCAGATGTCATGACCAAGTCCGGCCTGATGCTCGGCGTCGGCGAGACCGACGAGCAGGTCATCGAGGTGATGCGCGACCTGCGGGCTCATGGCGTCGATATGCTGACCCTTGGTCAGTACATGCAGCCGTCCAAGAACCACCTGCCGATCGATCGCTGGGTACACCCGGATACCTTCGACTGGTTCGCCGAGCAGGGCAAGGCGATGGGCTTCAAGCACGTCGCTTCCGGTCCGCTGGTGCGCTCCTCCTATCACGCCGATCGGCAGGCGCACGGCATCGAGGTCAAGTAAGCCGCGACCGCGAGACCCTGGCTAGCCGCTAGTCACGATTAGCCAGATACAAGAAGGCCGCGCCCCTCGGGGCGCGGCCTTCTTGTGTGTGAGCGGCGCTCGCGTCAGGCGTCGCCGTCTTCTTCCAGGTCCTCGTCGAGCTCTTCGGCAGCATCGGCGTGGGAGAGGCGCAGGCCTTGGGGCGGCAGGGGAGTGCCATCCAGGGTCGGGCCCTGGGCGCCCAGCGTGAGGCGACCCTCGAGGAACCAGCGCACCGCGATCGGATAGATCAGGTGCTCGCGGCTCTGGACCTTCTGCTGAAGGCTGTCTTCGGTGTCTTCGGGGGTGACGTCGACCGCCGCTTGAACCACGACCGGGCCGCCGTCCAGCTCTTCGCTGACGAAGTGCACGCTGACGCCGTGCTCGGTGACGCCGTCGGCCAGCGCCCGGGCATGGGTGTGCAGGCCCTGATAGGCCGGCAGTAGCGAGGGGTGGATGTTGAGCATTCGGCCGTAGAAGCGCTGCACGAAGCGCGGCGTGAGGATGCGCATGAAGCCTGCCAGCACGACCAGGTCCGGCTCGTGGCGCTCAATCACCTTGATCAGGGCGCCATCGAAGGCCTCGCGGCTGTCGTATTCGCGGTGGGGCAGGGCGACTGCCTCGATGCCGGCATCCCGTGCGCGCTTGAGGCCGTAGGCATCGGCCTTGTTAGAGACCACAGCGACGATCTCGCCGCCCAGTTCGTCGTAGGACTGAGCGTCGATCAGCGCCTGAAGGTTGCTGCCGCTGCCTGAGATCAGCACCACCACCCGGGGCGTGCTGGCCTGCTCGGCCTCGAAACCGTTGAGGGTGTCGGTTGCCTCGCTCATGCCTTGAGGTTCTCCAGAATGACCTGTTCTTCTTCGCCGCTGCGCGCGACGATCTCACCGAGCCGGTAGACGGTCTCGCCCTGGCCTTCCAGGTGAGCCTTGGCACTCTCGGCGTCGGCGGCAGATACGGCGATCACCATGCCGATGCCGCAGTTCAGCACTCGGTGCATCTCGTGTTCATCGACGTTGCCCTGGGTCTGGAGCCAGTCGAAGACCGCCGGACGTGTCCAGGCATTGACGTCGATGCGAGCCCCGAGCGACTCGGGCAGCACCCGCGGGATGTTCTCGGACAGGCCGCCGCCGGTGATGTGTGACAGCGCATGCACCGATACGCCGCTGTCCTTGATCAGGGACAGCAGGGACTTGACGTAGATGCGGGTCGGGGCGATCAGTGCCTCGCGAAGTGGCACGCCGTCGATATCAGTGTCGAGATCCGCGCCGCTGACCTCGAGGATCTTGCGGATCAGCGAGTAACCGTTGGAGTGCGGGCCGGAGGAGGCCAGCCCGAGCAGTACGTCGCCTTCGCCAACGCGGCTGCCGTCGAGGATCTCGTCCTTCTCGACCACACCGACGCAGAACCCGGCCAGGTCGTAGTCGCTGCCTGCGTACATGCCGGGCATCTCGGCGGTCTCGCCCCCCACCAGGGCACAGCCGGACTGGGCACAGCCCTCGCCGATGCCGGTCACCACGTCGGCGGCGATGTCCACATCAAGCTTGCCCGTGGCATAGTAGTCGAGGAAGAACAGCGGCTCGGCGCCGGCGACCACCAGATCGTTGACGCACATAGCGACCAGATCGATACCGATGGTGTCATGTTTGCCAAGGTCCATGGCGAGGCGCAGCTTGGTGCCGACGCCGTCGGTGCCGGAGACCAGCACCGGCTGGCGATAGCCGCTCGGCAGCTCGCAGAGTGCGCCGAAGCCGCCAAGGCCACCCATTACCTCGGGGCGAGTGGTACGCTTGGCGACGCCTTTGATGCGATCGACCAGAGCGTTACCGGCGTCGATGTCCACGCCAGCGTCCTTGTAGCTCAGCGAGGCGGAATCGGCGGAAGGAGTAGAAGAGGAGTCCGACGGGCTGCGGGTCATGGGCTTTCCTGTCGCAATACGATCATCAAGTGGGGCAAAAGTGGAACGGAATTGTAGCATCGTGAAGGCCGCGCCGCACCGTGGAGAGACACGCGAACAGGGAGAGATGCAATGCGCAGACAGTGGTGGCTAGTACTCGGCCTGGCAGGCTTGATGTGGCTGTTCATCAGCCTACAGCCGATCCTGACGCCCTTTTTCGTCAGCATGATACTGGCCTACCTGGGGGATCCGCTGGCCGACCGTCTGGAGGCGCGCGGCCTGTCGCGGCGGCTATCGGTATCGCTGGTGTTTCTGCTACTGAGCGTGATCCTGCTGCTGGCCCTGTTGCTGCTGGTGCCGGTGCTTGGCCGCCAGATCGGGCAGCTTATCGAATCCGTGCCCGCTATGCTGAACTGGCTGCAGGACACCCTGGTGCCCTGGATTCAGTCGCTGACCGGTCAGGATCTGTCCACGGACATTGATGCCTTGCGTCAAGCCCTGATGGCCAACTGGAAGGAGACCGGCACCTTCGCCGCCACCCTGCTGGCGCAGGTCTCTCGCTCGGGGCTCGCTTTGGCGGCCTGGGTCGGCAATCTGGCGCTGATCCCGGTGGTGACCTTCTATCTGCTGCTTGACTGGGATCGGCTCACTGCCAAGCTGCATGGCTCGCTGCCTCGCCAATGGGAGCCTGCGGTGGTGCGCCTGGCGCGAGAATGCGACGAGGTACTGTCGGCCTTTCTGCGCGGCCAACTGATAGTGATGCTGTGCCTTGGTATCATTTACGCGCTGGGGCTAACCCTGCTTGGCCTGCGCTTTGCACTGCTGATTGGCCTGCTGTCGGGGCTCGTCAGCATCGTGCCGTATCTCGGCGTCATCGTGGGCATCTCGGTGGCCGGCGTGGTGGCCTTCTTCCAGTTCGATAGCTGGCTGCCGCTGCTTGGGGTGGGAGCGGTGTTCGCTGTTGGCCAGTTGGTCGAGAGCCTGGTGCTGCAGCCCAAACTGCTCGGCGACAAGATCGGCCTGCACCCAGTGGCGGTGATCTTCGCCGTACTGGCCGGCGGGCAGCTGTTCGGCTTTACGGGGGTGCTGTTGGCCCTGCCGGTGGCGGCGGTGATCATGGTAGTGTTGCGCTATCTCCATGAACACTATAAAAACAGTACCTTATATGATGCTCATGGTATCGAACGCCAGGACGAGGAGGCTTCATGAAGCCCGGTGCAGCGCAGCTCCCGCTCGGTGTGGGTATGCGCGACGATGCGACCTTTGCCAACTTCCAGCCTAGCGGCAACGAGACGCTGGTCGGCACCCTGCGTGCCCAGCTCGATGAAACGGGCGAGCCGTTCCTGTTTCTGTGGGGCGGCGAGGGGGTCGGCTGCAGTCATCTGCTGCAGGCGGCCTGTCACGAAGCCAGCGATCGCGACAAGCGTGCGCTCTACCTGCCGCTGGACGAGCTTGGCCACTTTCCGCCACATATGCTCGAGGACAGCGAACGTCTGGACCTGGTCGCCATCGATGATCTGCACCGGGTGCTGGGCCGCAAGCGCTGGGAGGAGGCGCTGTTTCACTGCTTCAATCGCCTGCGCGATGCCGGCAAGCGGCTGGTGATCGCCGCGCCCGCCGCGCCACGCCAACTCGATATCAAGCTGCCGGATCTGGCCTCAAGGCTGACCTGGGGCATGACCTTCCACGTCAAACCGCTGGACGATGCCGGTCGCTTCGAGGCGCTCAAGCTTCGCGCTCGCGTGCGGGGGATGCAGCTGCCGGACGAGGTCGCCCGTTACATCCTGCATCGGGGGCCTAGGCGTCTGGGCGATCTTTTCGGAACCTTGGAGACCCTTGATCAGGCATCGCTTTCGGCTCAGCGCAAGCTGACCATCCCCTTCGTCAAGCAGGCGCTTGACTGGTAAACCCGCCGGCCTGGTTTGCTGGCCTGGCGCTACCTTCATTACCTCTATTGTCTCCATTACCTTCCAAGACGAGCCTTCCAGCCCATGAGCACGCCCAGGATGCCCGCTACGCCCGCCTCATCAACGACGCTGTCATCCGCCGAGCCCTGTCCCTGTGGCGGCCTGGGTGCCTATGGCGAATGCTGCGGGCCGTTGCACCAGGGCGCCGCCGCGAAGACCGTCGCCACGCTGATGCGCTCACGCTACAGTGCATTCGTGCTGCATCTTGAAGGTTACCTGCGCAGGACCTGGTATCCCGATACCTGCCCGACCGACATGGGGCTGTCGTCCCATACGTGCTGGAAGCGCCTCGAGGTACTGAACCATTGGCAACAGGACGGGCATCAGGACGGGCAGCAGGAGCAGGAAGGACAGCATGAACAGCAAGGCTGGGTGCATTTTCGTGCCACTTTCCAGGAGCATGGCCGCTGGCAGCGACTGGAGGAGCTCTCACGTTTCACACGCCTGGACGGCAGATGGGTGTACGTGGACGGAGATCCTCAGTTGACGGCGCTCAAGCCTGGCCGCAATGATCCCTGCCCCTGCGGTAGCGGCCGCAAGCTGAAGAAATGCTGTGCCGTCTGAACGGCTTCGCAGGCTATGAGTTGGGCGAGGACGATGTTGAGGCGGGAAGCCGTAGCGTCTCAAGTCGTAGCGTATCAAAGTGTTCGAGTAGCAGCCGGTGTTCGGCGCGTTTCTGATGGAAGCCGTCATGCAAGAATGCCTGCAGCGCCAGCGTGCAGTTGGATTCACACATGGCTTCGTAGAAGTGCTGGGCGCGCTTCGCTGCAGCAATCGTCTTGCTGAATTGACGTCGCGCCACGGTGATCGGTTCATCGTCGTGGGCAAGCGATGTCAGGCTGCGAGTGACCCCTTCGCACTGGGGCTTGGGCATATCCATGGTGCTGGCGAAGGATTCTAGCCCCGTCAGGCGGGCTTCACACTCCGTGCCCAGCACGGCCAACAGTCGGCCGGTGGCGGTATCAAGCGTCAGGAAATGAAAGGCCGTACTACGGTAGCGCTGCTTCTCCGCTTGCTCATGTGCCCAGAGTTCCTGGATCTGCCGCTTTGGATGTAGACCGATGGCGAGCAGTGACCTGATGGTATCGATCATGTTGGCCTCCTTGTTGCCTTGGCAGCGCATAGCTTGGGTATCCACCCTCACAGCATAAAGGCTTACGCCGGCCCTCATCTTGATAACCATCAATAAAGCTAACCCTCTGGGGGCGACACTTGCGGCTAACCCATTGGCACGCTTCTACATCCAGGTCTTTGGTTCTTCCCAGGTGTTTGTTTCTAATCAGGTATGTCTATGGTTCAGCGATGTGTGGCTGGGGGAGGCCAGTCAGTGCGGACATCGTATGAAATGCATCGAGTGATTCTCCAGAAACGATAGACGGCAAAAGGCCGCCGATCAGGGATCGGCGGCCTTTTGGGGAGGGAGTTGGCCGGGTATCAGACTGAGGCCGGCCACTCTCTAATGCCACTAGTTACTGGTAGCGGCGTGGGCCTTTCAGCCCGAACTTGCTTTCAAACAAAGCTTAGTTGGCGGACTGAGAAGCGGTTTTGACGCTGCTCTCTACCAGTTTCTGGCTCTGCTGAGCGAAGTCCTGATTCAGGGCTACGACCTTCTCTGTGTCGCCCTTGACGCGCTCACCAAGATCCTTGGCGACTTTCTGCTGACCTTCGATGTAGCTGCGCAGGCCTTCGGCATCCTTGATGTCCATGGCGGCGCGCGCCTGGCTCAGGCTGGTGTCGCTGTAGGCCTTGATGGCGTCGAACTGAGCGTTGGCGAGCTTCTCGCTGTAGTCCAGGGTCAGCGCTGCATAGGCGCGGGCCGGACCGAAGAAGAAGGTCTCGAGCTGTTCAGTGGTCTTGCCAAAGTTGATGTTGTTCATGAAGTCGTTCATTGCACACCTCCGTAGAATATCTGGATACGAAGGGTTTTTGACCTTCGTTGCAGTGCACAATAGCAGCTGTTTTGTTGCAGTGCAACATGGGTTGCGGCCAAGGCCGTAATCCCATCGGCATGACCGGGTCGCTATCCCCCGGCGAGCTTGGCATGATAGGAGCAAGGATGGGCAGGGATTGGCGATGAGGAACAAGATGTCACAAAAGGACCCGTTACCCCCCTTGGTCTGGGATCCACGCAGGGTACAGATCAGTGGTTTCACGACCGGGGTCTATCAGATCGAATGGCTGTTGGTGAGCCTGGTCATCTTTCATCTGGTGGTAGTAGGCTCGCCACAGATGGGGGGTATGTCCATTGTGGTAGGTACCGCCGGCTATTTCCTGTTCAGTCTGCTGGCGAGTCGGCTCAAGTATTTCGATGAACGCCGTCGCTGGCTCTTGACCCTGCACACTCTGGTCATGGTCGGCTTCATCACCTGGTTCCTGCATGGCACCAGCGGTGTGCAGGGCCCCATGGGCAGTCTCTATCTGCTTGCTGTGGTGACCAGCGCCCTGACCCTGGGGACGACAGCAACCTTGCTATTGGTGGGGCTGATTGCGGCCTGCTATCTGCTTCTTTTTCAGCTCGGTGGCGGGCATTTGCTCAGCGCTGAGGGCCTTCTTGTGGCGGGCTCCAACTTGGTGGTCTTCCTGATTACCGGCTATCTCACGGCGGTGCTGGTGGATGCGATTCATCTGTCGAACCGCATGCTGCTGAATATGGCGACCCGCGATTCACTGACCGACATGCTCAACCGCCGCGCCTTCTTTGAGCTGGTTACCCCCTTTCATGCCGATGGTGTGCGTTACCGGCGCCCGTTCAGCGTGGTGATCATCGACATGGACGATCTGAAGGCCATCAATGATCGTGACGGTCATGCGATGGGGGATCGCGCGTTGCTGGCGGTGGCGAGCTGTCTGGAAGACTGCAAGCGCGATAGCGACCTGGTGGCCAGGCTGGGGGGGGATGAATTCGGCATGTTCCTCCCCAATACTGATGAAGAGGGAGCCATGGCGATGCTCGAGCGCTTGCTCGAGCGAGCCGAGGACGAGTTGCCCCGCATCAGTGTCGGGGTGGCCTCCTATCCTCAGCATGGCGAGAAGCTCGCGACGCTGATGGAGCATGCCGACCATGCCATGTACTCGAGCAAGGTCGCTGGCGGGCATCGCGTTTCCCTGAGCAGTGAGCCTCAGCAATTGGCCAGCTGATTTTTCTACGGCTTCAGATAGTGTTTTCTGAGCAAT
Above is a window of Halomonas sp. I5-271120 DNA encoding:
- the hda gene encoding DnaA regulatory inactivator Hda; the encoded protein is MKPGAAQLPLGVGMRDDATFANFQPSGNETLVGTLRAQLDETGEPFLFLWGGEGVGCSHLLQAACHEASDRDKRALYLPLDELGHFPPHMLEDSERLDLVAIDDLHRVLGRKRWEEALFHCFNRLRDAGKRLVIAAPAAPRQLDIKLPDLASRLTWGMTFHVKPLDDAGRFEALKLRARVRGMQLPDEVARYILHRGPRRLGDLFGTLETLDQASLSAQRKLTIPFVKQALDW
- a CDS encoding YchJ family protein, with product MPATPASSTTLSSAEPCPCGGLGAYGECCGPLHQGAAAKTVATLMRSRYSAFVLHLEGYLRRTWYPDTCPTDMGLSSHTCWKRLEVLNHWQQDGHQDGQQEQEGQHEQQGWVHFRATFQEHGRWQRLEELSRFTRLDGRWVYVDGDPQLTALKPGRNDPCPCGSGRKLKKCCAV
- a CDS encoding phasin family protein; the encoded protein is MNDFMNNINFGKTTEQLETFFFGPARAYAALTLDYSEKLANAQFDAIKAYSDTSLSQARAAMDIKDAEGLRSYIEGQQKVAKDLGERVKGDTEKVVALNQDFAQQSQKLVESSVKTASQSAN
- a CDS encoding diguanylate cyclase, which gives rise to MSQKDPLPPLVWDPRRVQISGFTTGVYQIEWLLVSLVIFHLVVVGSPQMGGMSIVVGTAGYFLFSLLASRLKYFDERRRWLLTLHTLVMVGFITWFLHGTSGVQGPMGSLYLLAVVTSALTLGTTATLLLVGLIAACYLLLFQLGGGHLLSAEGLLVAGSNLVVFLITGYLTAVLVDAIHLSNRMLLNMATRDSLTDMLNRRAFFELVTPFHADGVRYRRPFSVVIIDMDDLKAINDRDGHAMGDRALLAVASCLEDCKRDSDLVARLGGDEFGMFLPNTDEEGAMAMLERLLERAEDELPRISVGVASYPQHGEKLATLMEHADHAMYSSKVAGGHRVSLSSEPQQLAS